The window TTTAATGATGTTATGCTGTAATACATACATTAACTACCCTCTCTTCTCACTTTACtgcatataaacaataaataaatttttaaaaaccataaaatatacaagaaatatAACAGATAACAAAACATAACgaacgaaaaaaatatttaaacaataattaacaGCTTGAAACAACCAAGTTAAACCAGAACAattgaattaagaaaacaaaatgaaaattaataacgAATTTGTTTTACTCACCTCAGAAGCTGTGTCGGTATGCAATACACCATTCAAACTCATACAGGTTTTgaaacaatactatatcattttctcttctacgGATTATTAAAGTTGTGCTGATAGCTAATTTAACACGGTCCAAGGAGTTCAAAACTTTACACCAATGAATATAACAACAGATAATTGAGGGGTACCAGGCAGGTATGAATAAGATATCCGGTACGGGATTACGATTAACACAGACTGAACTAGCATCATGATCATTGAACAATATCTATTAATAATACTTTCTGTAGTGTTTGCGAATTTACCTCGGGATCGAGATTGCAATAATTGTGTTGTTGAACTTTCTAGATAAACATGTGTATTTGATTCCCACGTTTTCTGGTGATTTATTCCTGTAATTACCAAGATATTACAGTGGCGACGAGGTGGAGCATTTTCGACTTATTTCGGATCAAGAGGACACTTGAATCATAAGCGAAATGACGAATATCGGAAAGCTTGGTGATTTTCAGGAGGGAAAGGAATCTTTCGTAAATTATGCGGAGAGGATGGAACAGTTTTTCGTCACGAACGaggtaaaagatgaaaaaaaagtgGCGGTGCTTTTATCAGTGATTGGACCCGCAACCTATGGAATTCTTAAGAACTTGTTACAGCCACAACTGCCGAAAAACACTTCGTTTGAGAACATTGTTGGTGCTTTGAAAAACTACTATATGCCTAAACCGTTAGTCATCTCtgaaagatttaaatttaataaaagaaaccAGAAGGAAGGGGAAACGGTGAATGAGTACGTATGTGAACTGAAAAAACTTTCGGCAGACTGTGAATTTGGTGACTTTCTTAAGGAGGCTCTGAGGGATCGGTTGGTTTGCGGACTCAAATCAGAGGCCATACAGAAGAAGTTGTTGTCCGAAGCGAAGTTAGATTTCGATGGAGCAGTCAGAATAGCCACAGCAATGGAAATTGCCGATAAGGATACTCAATCATTCGCAGGAAATACAGAGTCGGTTCACTTCATGAATTCGAAACCTGGACAGAGAGGAAAACCGACATCAGCAGGACCTAAGAAGCCAGGATATCGCGGTGGAGAGAAGCACTATTTGGATGCTGGTAAACACAGAAACTCTATTAAATGCTACAAATGTGGGAAACCTGGACACATAGCTAAACATTGTAAAGTCCAGGGAAAAGTTTATTTGAAACAAGATAAGACTACCCATTATGTACAGGACAGTAATGAGGAGGAGGATTTGTCAATTTATTCCGTACACAGCACAAGCGAGGTCGACAAAGACAAGAGCTACTCAATTGGACTAAGTATCAACGGGTCAATAGTGCAATTTCAGTTAGATACAGGGAGTGCTCGTACAATCATGAATGAACACACTTATCAGAAAATGCTTACCGGCTGTAAGCTAAAGAAATCGACAATCGTGCTAAGATCGTACACGAAGGAGATCATTCCCATTCTTGGTGAATGTAGTGTGACTGTTGTATATGGAGAGCAGCATCTGACGAATATGTCTGTGCTAGTCATAAAAGGGAGTCAGCCGTGCTTGCTGGGAAGAGACTGGTTATCAAAAATTCAGATTGACTGGAAGGAAATTTTCATGGTGACGAAGGACAGAATTGAACACTTGACAAAGGAGTATGCTGATCTGTTTGAGGAGAACCAAAATCCAATCAAGCATTTCAAAGCAAGCATAAAACTGAAGGAGGAATGTTCACCAATATTTTGCAAGGCAAGACCTGTGCCTTATGCTTTAAGAGACAAAGTTGAAGGAGAGCTCAAGAAACTACAGGAGAAAGGAGTTATCTATCCAGTCAAACACAGTGAATGGGCTGCCCCCATTGTCGTTGTGCCAAAGGCGGACAAGTCCGTGCGTTTATGTGGAGATTACAAAGTGACTGTCAACCGAGTGATCAGTGAAGAGCAGTACCCTCTACCAAACACTGATGACATGTTTGCGTCCCTTGCAGGAGGTCAGAAGTTCACAAAACTGGACTTAAGACAGGCATACTCACAGGTGGAGCTGGAGAGTGACTCAGAGGAGTACCTTACAATAAACACGCATCATGGACTATTTCGCTACCGAAGACTTGCGTATGGAGTAAGCTCCGCTAGCGCCATATTTCAGGCAATTATGGACAAGATCCTGTCAGGACTACCACAAGTAGTGTGTCGAATTGATGACATTTTGATCACAGCCCCCGATGATGAAACCCATTTTAAGACTGTTAAGGAAGTATTTCATCGCTTGCGCCAGTACAACATGACACTGCGGCAGGACAAGTGCATCTTCATGGCGGATCAGGTCGTGTACATGGGATTCATGGTGGACAAACACGGGATACATCCCACAGATGAGAAGATTGCTGCAATTCGTGATGCTCCTAGACCAACAAATGTGAAAGAACTAAAGGCTTACCTGGGTTTGCTGAATTACTATGGTTCATTTCTGCAGAATCTAAGTACTGTATTGCATCCTTTACATCACCTGT is drawn from Crassostrea angulata isolate pt1a10 chromosome 5, ASM2561291v2, whole genome shotgun sequence and contains these coding sequences:
- the LOC128183368 gene encoding uncharacterized protein K02A2.6-like, giving the protein MTNIGKLGDFQEGKESFVNYAERMEQFFVTNEVKDEKKVAVLLSVIGPATYGILKNLLQPQLPKNTSFENIVGALKNYYMPKPLVISERFKFNKRNQKEGETVNEYVCELKKLSADCEFGDFLKEALRDRLVCGLKSEAIQKKLLSEAKLDFDGAVRIATAMEIADKDTQSFAGNTESVHFMNSKPGQRGKPTSAGPKKPGYRGGEKHYLDAGKHRNSIKCYKCGKPGHIAKHCKVQGKVYLKQDKTTHYVQDSNEEEDLSIYSVHSTSEVDKDKSYSIGLSINGSIVQFQLDTGSARTIMNEHTYQKMLTGCKLKKSTIVLRSYTKEIIPILGECSVTVVYGEQHLTNMSVLVIKGSQPCLLGRDWLSKIQIDWKEIFMVTKDRIEHLTKEYADLFEENQNPIKHFKASIKLKEECSPIFCKARPVPYALRDKVEGELKKLQEKGVIYPVKHSEWAAPIVVVPKADKSVRLCGDYKVTVNRVISEEQYPLPNTDDMFASLAGGQKFTKLDLRQAYSQVELESDSEEYLTINTHHGLFRYRRLAYGVSSASAIFQAIMDKILSGLPQVVCRIDDILITAPDDETHFKTVKEVFHRLRQYNMTLRQDKCIFMADQVVYMGFMVDKHGIHPTDEKIAAIRDAPRPTNVKELKAYLGLLNYYGSFLQNLSTVLHPLHHLLKKGEQWTWTDECESSFEASKQMITKGKLLVFYDMKKPLRLACDSSAYGVGAVVSHLMEDGSERPIAFASRTLSSSERNYAQVEKEALSLIFGVKKFHKYLYGRTFTLITDHKPLVTIFGPKNGIPTLAAARMQRWALILSGYQYQIVYRPSQEHGNCDSLSRLPVEGNLGSEEYEDVYCTGLDNTELPICNTDIARATKVDPLLARVFELALNGWPSQVNDPELQPFFERRSSLSIEQGIILWGIRVVIPMALRKRIMEELHEEHLGMCRMKALARGYVWWPNLDRNIEETVQACPSCMSVRNSPQSASLHPWIWATRPFQRIHIDYAEYKGQSLLIVNDSYSKWLEVIPVRSTTSANTIDKLRMLFASTGLPEEIVSDNGPQFTSHEFRDFTRQNGIKHTLVPPYHPQSNGFAERGVQIVKKALKSKDVEGRQQSLEHRLANFLLKYRVTPHTTTGVSPSELFLKRQLRTRLTLVKPDIGKSVEKSQQRMKDFHDRGKVKVRQFEEGDQVQVKTTIQPGKWKWLPGTVNKVCGPLTYLVQVGNRKRFCHLDHLLACNAKLPQVLPPLSDFSLKEPTRPTVDLPEEVDLPNAEPSKEAGSSPPSSQTSKTPSTTSRVMSSRAANQSMNIPSPRPVRERKPVRRLIEEI